ACCAGTTGTAGACTTATTATAATTAATACTAGTTATCCAACTGGCATCACTATAACCCTCAAGTACTGAAGGAAACTTATTGTAAAACATGGCAAAAGACTTTGTCCTTTTAAGATAACCGAAAACTCTTTCAATAGCTCTCCAATGATCAGCGCTAAGATTATGAGTATATCTTGAAAGTTTACAAATAGCAAAAGTAATATCttgggataaattttgacaactgttcctgaacttatctagttgtaacattacagtccctcaacttaaaaatgtaacataaaactccagcaactttcaaattttgtacagttaaatccctctaacctctaattaccagtttttcagttagacgctgacctagACAGTTTcagcatggagcttagtcagtatttctcttttctctctcaaattatgtgtaaattgaatcatttttctctctataggtAGAACAATTTTTCATGCgtgaagagaataattttacactttgcataagagatgagagagaaatattgactaagtgtcatgcgggagctattcacatcaatttctaactaaaaaatcaataattgaaagtcagagggattttactgtacaaaatttgaaagtttagggggttttatgttacattttaaaattaaaggactgcagtgttacaactatataagtttaaggacagttgttgaaatttatcccaATATCTGGCCAAGTACAATGCATAGCATACATCAAAGTACCAATTGCACTAGCATAATCTAATTGACTTACAGATTTTCCCGAATTTTCAACTAATTTGTTAGAAACATCAAAAGAAGAAATAGCTTTTTTAATAGACAAATGATTACGCTTGGACAAAATCTTATCAATATAATGAGATTGACTCAAAGCAAAACCCCCACtatgttttttaattttgatacctAAGATAGTATCCACTCCTCCTATATCTTTCATTTTAAGTCAATAGTCCATGCTTGTAGAATTTTTCCTATGTTTTGCAAGTCCAAGTAGCTGCAGTACCTGCGTTCtcctttttaataattaatttcataaagaAATGCCATGGAATAGAGACCCACACTTTTTTAACAGAGAAATTCGTTCATTATTCAGAGTCAAAAAGATACAAGAGATGACAAAGCCCAAAGCTAACCTTGGTCTAATACAATATTCAGGAAGCAGAGAAGCCCAACAAACAACCCCAACCCTTAAATGCTATTTTCTTTGATTATTGGGAAATCGAAACAGATTTCAATACAAGGACACTGAAACAGAAATACACATGAGGGTGCAAAAGAGTATCAAGCAGCTGGCTGGCTTTGCTCTTATGGAAGGTCTATTCAGCCCCCAACTTCTTCCTTATCTCCAAAACAGCTTCATAAACGTTGCGCTGATCACATAAAGACTTGGACACACTTTCCTTCAGCAAGCATCTCTGAGCCCAGTCCATGAGCTTAGGGAACTCCACTACCACGCTGAAGTTTCCCAAAGTCTCAAATGTGTAAAAGAAGCTATAGAATGGAATGAGTGCTAAATCAATGTAGCCGAAGCTTTCACCTCCAAAGTATGGCTTGTCTCCAAGCTCTCCCTCCAATATTTTAAAGCATTCAATCAAGTCCTTCTTTGAAGCTTCTTTCACTTCACCTTTTGATGCCCACAGCATCCGTCCAATAGGGTAAATCTGTAGGTAATCCAATTTGCATTATTGCAAGTAAAAGATAAAAGGTGCAAGAGTAATGCATATGCCACATGGTAATACATAGCTTATTAGAGGGCCTAATTAACTGACCTTCTTGTCGATATAGTCAGCCCAGAACCTAGCATGTGCTCGTCGATAAGGATCAGAAGGCAACAATGGGGATTTGTGGTTCCATACCTGATCAATATATTGAACTATTACCATTGATTCGCATATAGGTCTGCCATTATGGATCAACACTGGGATTTGCTTGTGAACTGGGTTCATCTTGAGAAGAAGAGGGCTCTTGTTGCTCAAATCTTCTTCTCTGGACTCATAATTTAATCCCTTTTCAGCCAATGCTATCCTCACCCTTGCTGCGAAAGGGCTAGGAAGCAAATCCAGTAGAAGTAGCTGGTCAGCCTCGGCCATTATTGCAGAAAATAAGCAGAAACGTTTAGATAGTAGATATAGTTTTTGTTTTCTCTTTGCGATGCCTATCAAAGTGAGACATAGGCAAGCTTTTATATTGCAATTTCGTGTCGTGCTTATAGTTCTAGGTGCTTCCAAATGCTGTCATTGCTGGcatcagtttttcaaactttaccTTATATTCTGCAGAAGTTTCCTTTGTTTTACAAGTCAAAGTAGCTGCAATTTCCATGGCATtctctttttaaattttataagaaatGTTTCATATATCAACCTCTAGTTTTgaacttcaatttgtaaattaaaatgaatttctttaggaaaaattatgtgcctttttttttttctttaaaagaaACAATTATCAAATGTGGAATTATTTCATATTGGATGAGGTCACATTTTCATTTTTTATGATTCTATTGAAAAGGGTTAATATAGGTTGAGGGCCCAACAACACAAGCCTAAAAGAAAGAGATCGAAAAAAGATAAAGCTATTTTAGTCtttttattaaaatcaaatttaataaaattttaacagtAAAAATTAAGTTGTAAACTTTATCAAAtcttgtaaactaaattatttaattttgaaaatatagagactaaattataaatttttttaaaaatatagagattaaattataaattttatcaaactCTAGAGTTTTACAAAGAACATTTAGGACATCAACTTTCAGCTTCCATTtaggaattaaaaataatttcttgaagaaaaattatgtgAACTTTTTCCTTAAAAGAatgaatataaataataaaaaaattaaattatactaTGTTAATGTTATAAAGTTATGAATTAattatacttttaattttatatctatattttacaaatttaattatatcataattttaaataataattattgatatattattttataaaataattatatataaaattaatatatattaataggaATGAGCTAAATTTTCACCTAACCAACCAATCTAACTAACCAACATGCGAAGTTTTAAATAAGTTCGATCACGAGTTTATAAATGAGCGTGTTAAATAAGTCCACCCATGAAAGAAGCTCACTCAAAAACTTATTAAGAAAGTGTTTGActtaacttataaaaattaacttatataCACTTAGTTTTTGTAAATTAATTTGAGTTTATAAGTATTTGATATTTTATACAGTTACATAATTAGTTAAATGCTTATGAGTAATTGATAAGCAATTGAAATGTTTGATAAAAATtatcttataaatatatttactattaaaataactaaaaataatattaaataaattttatgatgaaattttaaaaattaaatgagaataatataataaaatattttatcaaactaGCTTATAAGTACATGACTTATAAGTACCAAAATAAAAAGTTAAGTCTTCCAAGCTCATTTGTTTAGCTCataagtgtaacaccccaaaaattttaaattttattattttatgagtattattgatattttaattttatttaaattttaagaaattatttgagatttttcggattttaaaaatcgagttcgattttccgaaaatataaactttgatgatttttaaaaattaatttaaagaccacgtggcaaaactaaaaatatatttggagtctacaaatttttctgagttttctagaattttttcggaatttttggacctcgttttcggtcccaaggcagagtaaaaattcaaaattttatatcctgaatcgaaccggccgaaccggaccggatcaaaccggtcgaatcggaccgaccttttctttttcttccttcttctccgCGCGCGCATCCTGACCCTCCTCTCttcctctcccgttttctctctcctctctcctccccttACCGCTCCGctgcctcccctgccaccccagctcgctgGCGCCCATCCCCAGCGTCCCAGCCCACCGGCCGCTGCCTGGAACGCCAGAAAATGGCGCCAGAAGCGACACGACGCGCAAGCGCGCTGCTTTGTCTTCCCGGcctaaatccggccgatccggccaccaatcggaccgggtcttatgtctaaatccatctactcgtcgagagctttccatagacaccaagaacaccgaaatccattgagcggtttgtccaatttttgcccgggaagttttagcccattttgatttttgggctagatttctcgcaaaccgtgaaccccaagagaaaaccgagagtaccagagcactccactcgtcgagagcttcgcggcgatataaatttcgaatttttctgatatcgtttttcgatgggtcccatggaacttcgcaATGTTTTTCCGagtatttaatgagcttagaaaattctgtaaaatttatgtactaacccccgtgttgtgggcttcatgtaggtatcttcaattcgcagaaattcgacagttgtccgagtctgtgaatttcaggccagacagaccggctacaggAAAAAGTCTCCAAATTGAATCGaggtttggctaccccaccattgtcagacgtcccaagcGCGTCCcaggagtcggaatcggcaaaggtaaacccgaaccttgctttttcataattttctagtacttaaataggattaaaaatccataaaatattcgtggtagctcagaaaattatgattctttttgcaatagcctagtaatattgctaaggaccgcggggcaaagttttataatttttagagtttgtttgagcagtttttgcaaaaatgatcaattataaggactaaattgaaattttacatattatgatggatgactgatttgatgggcccaggaggggctgtgtgatgtgattgagttgtggatatatgggttgcgaatatagaagtgtgttttgagcccttttgcaggttgggtaggtcctaggtataggggagactctgccggattttcgatacaacttaggacgtatttggtcttttcttgatttgtattgagtcaattgaattaaataattgtaatgtaattgtcaggtgagccgatgccttcttcctccgccaccgccacGATGATTGtcacaagtctgtgagtaaaatattaattttaattgtaatttcgatattattatatgttcaagcatgcccatgcatcacttatatgtatatatctatgtagttaaactttaggcacgatttatgttgcattcataactattaaagtgccatcaatgttattgtggtaatttggagcagtgtacgtgcgttagcgtgcgtgtgatgtggtgtggactatggataggacgggtagacacggcttgagatcttcgctgggacccggtccttcggggtagacacggcttgagttcttcgctgggaccccgatttggttattaagtggaagtccgagctgagttctttgctggcacaggttggatttaagagagctgtataggggatcagctcccatatatatattatgattgacattactgggtgtgtgagtgctccaaattacctttttgctgttatgatgtgaatttattgctgatgttgcatttcactctacagggtgcattagttttagatagttatagatattatggttaaaattgatattttactctctgagtcgaacgctcactcctgttcaatatttttccaggccacaggaagatattttgaggttaacctgcttttctccctcgcaggttatttattcatgtttgtgtaattttataaatttctagaatttccgcatgtattagaaaactttatttaaattggatctgtaatataaattcttattttggacttgtaaacttattattttatgcatgttgatggactggatgagggagcagcgctcccatttattttatgttgttatgagtatgtggagggtgagctgagctccctaaattgatatatattgtgtttacaggtccggtgagtcaaaaactccccattgaaaggtccattttatggccagactctgtccagttgatttcttgaaattgggcccaaatgggccttagagttgggtcaatgaatagttaggcttactacgggcctcgggggctttaggctggcccaggtcctagtgccggtttggcccataggttgggtcgtgacaaatgtggtatcagagcttaggctccagattcttagggaatattCATCTAAAGTGTtgagaagagtctaataggagtcacatgcggaaaatagggtccacattcgtcttgtattgtcatctttgcttctagtttctgcttcatatattgtgtgtaaatatgagtctatagtgCTGTGTAATgtgtagttttgaattttgtgggctaatgctgctgaatttcaggaaaatgcgtagaagcaggagagctgccactgcatcaGAACcaaatgtgcctgacgaggtgtcagcacaggatgaggcgcctgccccgaggaggcgaggtaggaggcctagagctgctcaagtagaagagcagctgccaacagttcaggatcagtctttcatggcacaggttcccatggaccccatggcagctactctagctgggttgcagaaaaccatcgacatgatggcgcagtatatggtccacgctccacagcagcagcagtccaccgcaccaagaggggaaccttacaaacagataatcaatttcaagaagttggtgcctggtacttatgatgtgtcagatgatgcatatcggtttttggattcctgcagacaggtaggaacagaattgcagttgactgatagaagacttatagagttatgcagcatgtcatggggcctatgcctagacaatggatgaatgactatatattacctcggatggagggtttgtcgtggactcagtttgtggaactgttcatcaaccggtttgtgccagaaagtttcagagatcaaaaacagtgggcctttgaggccttaagacagaatggcaggtctgtagatgaatatgctacagaatttctggaattgagcaggtatgcccctacagtagtagctacagaaactatgaaggtgaagagattcctaaaggggctggacaggaggtatgcaaacctggccatgatgtctgatcagtcttttgatgtggtagttgatcgagccagacagatagagattagctatgctgtggatgacagcggaagagcaaagaaaaacagagcagagggttcttcaggtgttccccacatgggtactacggatagtggtggccaaactaattacaaaggaagaagcaggaataagaggagtggttttagacacaaatcccgagggttcagaccagggtacggatccagcagtggtcacagttcagggtacagcagttct
Above is a genomic segment from Hevea brasiliensis isolate MT/VB/25A 57/8 unplaced genomic scaffold, ASM3005281v1 Scaf500, whole genome shotgun sequence containing:
- the LOC131177493 gene encoding probable glutathione S-transferase parC, encoding MAEADQLLLLDLLPSPFAARVRIALAEKGLNYESREEDLSNKSPLLLKMNPVHKQIPVLIHNGRPICESMVIVQYIDQVWNHKSPLLPSDPYRRAHARFWADYIDKKIYPIGRMLWASKGEVKEASKKDLIECFKILEGELGDKPYFGGESFGYIDLALIPFYSFFYTFETLGNFSVVVEFPKLMDWAQRCLLKESVSKSLCDQRNVYEAVLEIRKKLGAE